One window of Cervus elaphus chromosome 2, mCerEla1.1, whole genome shotgun sequence genomic DNA carries:
- the CCDC87 gene encoding coiled-coil domain-containing protein 87: MEPYKPDPEFQRIYHRLLRPLSLFPRRTTRTASQEHLSQEVPMVLPLPVPRLTAELVCRQVAERLTKSGLEARAPHRVRLRFTEVILDELKCSWQEPPTELGMSHLNNQRLRKRLLIYVLLSCEQLFVRYLHLQKLMSTSAVVFTESATLTRLAASLARDCTVFLTGPDVYRSLLSDFLALLREEQAQVSAPRLRAVGLGAFKLFSVPWHHIPGFTQVPHFNLSLNYLIQLSRPRDLASEPEKDPVKELKSIPQLKKKKPLRWLSSMQKRRESAFSSQIAPLPGSSVAPPCRAPPTSHLPLYSQLQRGQSMPSLREGWRLADELGLPPLSPRPLTPLVLVAESKPELAGDTVAEDLKQMMKNMQLGWSQYPPLDSGLPPLLGALTYRPAATQHVEELQRMLNSLKEQEASEHRGLQSPKPPLLEPQPVTVTLKLRNQMVQIAAVQVSGRNFLDSFHIEGAGVLYNHLTGELEPKLIEQMDMDRTFGSSIREVYKELMSRVSNNHFSFDQGPLVEPTTNKDWSAFLSSAFLRQEKQHRIINTKLAELYSQKASALQSNADKRSSFTSLQASKSWDRWSNKARWLNWWKSTLSVVDYFKYLTTQETDFLHVIFQMYEEEGPVETVAPIKESIKIQHPPPLLEDDEPDFVPGEWDWDTVLEHRLGSKSSFLEDSHKILSLQKRLQRVWSMLDVPEKDQLDMAIKYSSNARLRQLPALVSAWERALQPIQLREILLGRLEWFERQASDPNRFFQKTNVGLSRFLEENQIRGYLQRKLSTVEASLVPLLEEIELVFGEPVTFKGQRYLDKMKRDKVEMLYWLQQRRRVRHLTQAKKASRQSVLSRKLSSQPLVAPGNTPITL; encoded by the coding sequence ATGGAGCCGTATAAGCCAGACCCCGAATTCCAGCGGATTTACCACCGATTGCTGCGTCCGTTGTCGCTCTTCCCCCGCAGAACGACACGCACAGCGTCTCAGGAGCACCTCTCGCAGGAGGTCCCGATGGTACTGCCTTTACCGGTTCCACGGCTGACGGCGGAGTTGGTCTGCCGCCAGGTAGCTGAGCGGCTGACCAAAAGCGGGCTGGAGGCGCGGGCGCCCCACAGGGTACGGCTGCGTTTCACCGAGGTCATCCTGGACGAGCTGAAGTGCAGCTGGCAGGAGCCCCCCACCGAACTTGGCATGAGTCACCTGAACAACCAGAGGCTGCGGAAGCGGCTCCTGATCTACGTGCTCCTCAGCTGCGAGCAGCTCTTCGTACGCTACCTGCACCTCCAGAAGCTCATGTCGACCTCCGCAGTCGTCTTCACTGAATCAGCCACGCTTACCCGCTTGGCCGCCAGCCTCGCCAGGGACTGCACCGTTTTCCTCACCGGCCCCGACGTCTACCGTAGCCTGCTCTCTGACTTCCTTGCTCTGCTCAGAGAAGAGCAGGCCCAAGTCTCCGCGCCCAGACTGCGCGCCGTTGGCCTTGGGGCTTTCAAGCTCTTCTCTGTCCCATGGCATCACATCCCTGGCTTCACCCAAGTGCCGCATTTCAACCTCAGCCTGAACTACCTCATCCAGCTCAGCCGCCCGCGAGACCTTGCCAGTGAGCCTGAGAAGGATCCAGTGAAGGAATTGAAGTCCATTCCCCAGCTGAAGAAGAAGAAGCCTCTGCGCTGGCTGTCCTCCATgcaaaagaggagagaaagcGCCTTCAGTTCACAGATTGCACCACTGCCTGGGTCCTCTGTGGCTCCCCCCTGCCGGGCTCCCCCCACCTCACACTTGCCCCTCTACTCCCAGCTCCAGAGGGGCCAGTCCATGCCCTCTCTGCGTGAGGGCTGGAGGCTAGCAGATGAGCTGGGCCTTCCTCCACTCAGTCCTCGCCCCTTAACCCCACTGGTCCTGGTGGCAGAGAGCAAACCAGAGCTGGCAGGGGACACAGTGGCTGAGGACCTGAAGCAGATGATGAAGAACATGCAGTTGGGGTGGTCTCAGTACCCACCGCTGGACTCAGGGCTGCCCCCACTCCTGGGGGCCCTGACCTACCGCCCAGCTGCTACCCAACACGTAGAAGAGCTGCAGAGAATGTTGAACAGCCTTAAGGAGCAAGAGGCCTCGGAACATCGGGGCCTCCAATCCCCTAAACCCCCTCTGCTTGAACCACAACCAGTGACTGTTACTTTGAAGCTAAGGAATCAGATGGTCCAGATAGCTGCTGTACAGGTCTCAGGAAGAAACTTTTTGGATTCCTTCCACATTGAGGGGGCTGGAGTGCTATACAACCACCTGACTGGTGAACTGGAACCCAAACTTATAGAGCAAATGGATATGGATCGCACTTTTGGCAGTAGCATCAGGGAAGTCTACAAGGAGCTGATGAGCCGTGTCTCTAACAACCACTTCAGTTTTGACCAAGGGCCCCTGGTTGAGCCTACAACCAATAAAGACTGGTCAGCCTTCCTGTCCTCAGCCTTCCTACGTCAAGAAAAACAGCATCGTATCATCAACACCAAGCTGGCTGAACTTTATTCCCAGAAAGCAAGCGCTTTACAGTCCAATGCAGATAAGAGGTCCTCCTTCACATCACTCCAAGCAAGTAAAAGCTGGGACAGGTGGTCAAACAAGGCCAGATGGCTGAACTGGTGGAAAAGCACTTTGTCTGTGGTTGACTACTTTAAGTACCTCACCACCCAGGAGACAGATTTTCTCCATGTCATCTTCCAAATGTATGAAGAGGAGGGTCCTGTGGAGACCGTGGCCCCTATCAAAGAGTCCATAAAGATCCAACACCCACCCCCCTTGCTAGAAGACGACGAACCAGATTTTGTGCCAGGAGAGTGGGATTGGGACACGGTGCTGGAACACAGGCTAGGAAGTAAGAGCAGCTTCCTGGAAGATTCTCACAAAATCCTGAGCCTGCAGAAGCGTCTGCAGCGGGTTTGGTCCATGCTTGATGTTCCAGAGAAGGACCAGCTGGACATGGCCATCAAATACAGCTCCAATGCCCGCCTGAGGCAGCTGCCGGCACTGGTGAGTGCCTGGGAGCGGGCCTTGCAGCCCATTCAGCTGCGGGAGATACTGCTGGGGAGACTGGAGTGGTTTGAGCGACAAGCCTCTGACCCTAACCGCTTCTTCCAAAAGACTAACGTGGGCCTGAGTCGCTTCCTGGAGGAGAATCAGATCCGCGGCTATCTCCAAAGGAAGCTCAGTACGGTGGAGGCTTCTTTGGTTCCCCTCTTGGAGGAGATTGAGTTAGTCTTTGGTGAGCCGGTGACCTTCAAGGGGCAGCGCTACCTGGACAAGATGAAGCGCGACAAAGTGGAGATGCTCTACTGGCTGCAGCAGCGGCGGCGGGTCCGCCACCTGACCCAGGCCAAGAAGGCCTCCCGTCAGTCAGTCCTGTCCAGGAAGCTCAGCAGCCAGCCTTTAGTAGCCCCAGGGAATACTCCCATTACTCTTTGA